One genomic region from Terriglobus aquaticus encodes:
- a CDS encoding efflux transporter outer membrane subunit: MNRSLLQLATAVASISLVLVGGCRVGPNYTAPPPTATAPAFKEAPPQSFEGWKAGTPSAAQLKGDWWTMFGDPQLNALEPQVDTANQTLVAAEANFRAARTQIGFARSQSGPQIAISPSLQGVRDSVYQPYFNQANANSGVSVFSLPVDLNYEVDLWGRIRRGVTQAREEAQAAAGDLENARLSLHAELAMDYFGLRSADAQETLLDSTIQVYQQAVQLTQDRYQGGVSPYSDLTQAQTQLQQARVQRTDLEQQRAQYEHAIAVLIGKAPAELTIPPTSPTLKAPDLPNIPGALPSELLERRPDISADERRVAAANEQIGIAEAAYYPTLTISGSGGFIGNSLLNWFSFPARYFAVGPQLSQVLYDRGRRRSLKELSQAQYDQTVAEYRQTTLSAFQQVEDNLAALRVLQTEAEQQRAATTAAKESQNLFEIRYQGGVDTFLQVVTYQTAALNNQRNEIVIMQRRLDASVLLIKALGGGWNTTQLPKV, encoded by the coding sequence ATGAACCGTTCCCTACTCCAGTTGGCCACGGCGGTGGCCAGCATCAGCCTTGTGCTGGTGGGCGGTTGCCGCGTGGGTCCGAACTACACCGCTCCGCCCCCAACCGCCACCGCTCCGGCGTTCAAGGAGGCACCACCTCAATCGTTTGAGGGTTGGAAGGCCGGTACACCTTCGGCTGCTCAGCTCAAGGGCGACTGGTGGACGATGTTTGGCGATCCGCAACTGAATGCGCTGGAGCCGCAGGTCGACACCGCAAACCAGACCCTGGTCGCGGCCGAGGCCAACTTCCGTGCGGCTCGCACTCAGATCGGCTTCGCACGATCGCAGTCCGGGCCGCAGATAGCGATCTCGCCTAGCCTTCAGGGCGTTCGGGATTCGGTCTACCAGCCGTACTTCAACCAAGCCAATGCGAACAGCGGCGTGTCTGTGTTCTCGCTGCCGGTGGACTTGAACTACGAGGTGGATCTTTGGGGTCGCATCCGTCGTGGCGTGACGCAGGCCCGCGAAGAGGCGCAGGCAGCCGCGGGTGACCTGGAGAACGCCCGGCTTAGCCTCCATGCTGAACTCGCCATGGACTATTTCGGCTTGCGGAGCGCAGACGCGCAGGAGACGCTGCTGGACAGCACCATCCAGGTCTACCAGCAGGCCGTCCAGCTTACCCAGGATCGCTACCAGGGCGGTGTTTCGCCCTACAGCGATCTCACGCAGGCACAAACCCAATTGCAGCAGGCACGCGTGCAGCGCACAGACCTCGAACAGCAGCGGGCGCAGTACGAACATGCCATCGCGGTGCTCATTGGCAAGGCGCCGGCGGAGCTTACCATCCCGCCCACCTCTCCAACGCTGAAGGCCCCGGATCTGCCCAACATCCCAGGCGCGCTCCCCTCGGAGCTGCTGGAGCGCCGGCCTGACATCTCGGCCGACGAGCGCCGCGTGGCTGCCGCCAACGAGCAGATCGGCATCGCGGAGGCAGCGTATTATCCGACGCTCACCATCAGTGGCAGCGGTGGGTTCATCGGCAATTCCCTTCTCAACTGGTTCAGCTTCCCTGCTCGCTACTTCGCGGTTGGTCCGCAACTGTCGCAGGTTCTGTATGACCGGGGCCGCCGCCGGTCGTTGAAGGAACTGAGCCAGGCGCAGTACGACCAAACGGTTGCGGAGTACCGTCAGACCACGCTGAGCGCGTTTCAACAGGTAGAGGACAATCTAGCTGCGTTGCGCGTGCTGCAGACCGAGGCGGAACAGCAGCGCGCCGCAACCACCGCCGCGAAGGAATCGCAGAACCTGTTTGAGATTCGATACCAGGGTGGCGTGGATACGTTCCTGCAGGTGGTCACGTATCAGACAGCCGCCCTGAACAACCAGCGGAATGAAATCGTGATCATGCAGCGGCGACTCGATGCCAGTGTTCTTCTGATCAAGGCACTGGGTGGTGGCTGGAACACGACGCAGTTGCCGAAGGTGTAA
- a CDS encoding efflux RND transporter periplasmic adaptor subunit has protein sequence MPDFEDYALTRPESGNAPLSSHERTPAMNEGANANDIRPGGTVPSETEQQRAAVAAEGAPQAGEHEPVASTHAEGPTVTIDPNRKLGRGAFVALAVAGVALVVVIALGLLSRVRAASSLKTETRENAIETVSVTHPTLGARSQELRLPANTEAFIDTPIYSRTDGYLQKWFADIGATVHKGQLLAVVQTPEVDQQVEQAQAQVSTARANEQIAEVTAKRWQDLLAKNAVSRQETDQALSDKNARQATLEAAEANLRRLQQMQGFERIYAPFDGIVTARNVDIGSLIQAGDSNTPHSELFHMASVNRLRVFVPVPEVYTQDVHDGGSVTVTSDALPGEQFQGTIARNATSIDPATRTLRVEVDLDNPGRRLLPGAYTFVHLPVPAMNASLTLPSNALLFRSEGLRVGVVQSGHVHLQPIRIGHDYGATVEVTAGLHPSDSVILNPSDSLAEGQPVKVSAAAAADTQGGAR, from the coding sequence ATGCCTGACTTTGAGGATTACGCGCTGACGCGGCCAGAGAGCGGCAACGCTCCGTTGAGTTCCCACGAGAGAACGCCAGCGATGAACGAGGGCGCGAACGCGAACGATATCCGTCCCGGCGGCACCGTCCCGTCCGAGACAGAACAGCAACGCGCCGCCGTAGCTGCCGAAGGCGCTCCACAAGCCGGCGAGCACGAACCTGTGGCCAGCACCCATGCAGAGGGGCCAACGGTCACCATCGATCCGAATCGTAAGCTGGGCCGCGGAGCTTTTGTCGCCCTGGCCGTCGCGGGTGTCGCGCTGGTTGTGGTCATCGCGCTCGGCCTGCTGAGCCGCGTGCGGGCGGCGTCGTCGCTGAAGACCGAGACGCGCGAGAACGCGATCGAGACTGTCTCGGTCACACACCCCACCCTGGGCGCGCGTTCCCAGGAGCTTCGGCTGCCGGCAAACACCGAGGCATTCATCGACACGCCTATCTACTCACGTACTGACGGATACCTGCAGAAGTGGTTCGCAGATATTGGCGCTACCGTGCACAAGGGCCAACTGTTGGCCGTGGTGCAGACGCCGGAAGTGGATCAGCAGGTGGAGCAGGCGCAGGCCCAGGTATCCACGGCAAGGGCCAACGAGCAGATCGCGGAGGTCACGGCCAAGCGCTGGCAGGACCTGCTGGCCAAGAACGCTGTTTCGCGGCAGGAAACCGACCAGGCGCTGAGCGACAAGAACGCCCGCCAGGCGACGCTGGAAGCAGCCGAGGCGAACCTGCGAAGGCTGCAGCAGATGCAGGGATTCGAACGCATCTATGCGCCCTTTGATGGCATCGTCACTGCCCGCAACGTCGACATCGGGTCGCTCATTCAGGCCGGCGACAGCAACACGCCACATAGCGAGCTGTTCCATATGGCGTCCGTGAATCGGCTGCGCGTCTTTGTTCCGGTGCCTGAGGTCTACACGCAAGACGTGCACGATGGCGGCAGCGTGACCGTGACCAGCGACGCTCTGCCTGGCGAACAGTTCCAGGGCACCATTGCACGCAACGCCACCTCGATCGACCCGGCCACGCGAACCTTGCGCGTTGAGGTCGATCTGGACAATCCGGGCCGGCGCCTATTGCCTGGCGCGTATACCTTCGTCCACCTGCCGGTGCCCGCCATGAATGCGTCGCTCACGCTGCCCTCGAATGCACTGCTCTTCCGTTCCGAAGGCTTGCGGGTAGGCGTGGTGCAGAGCGGGCATGTCCACCTGCAGCCGATCCGCATCGGGCATGATTACGGTGCCACAGTCGAGGTCACCGCAGGCCTGCATCCCTCCGACTCGGTCATTCTCAACCCGTCCGATTCGCTGGCAGAAGGCCAACCCGTCAAAGTGAGCGCGGCGGCTGCGGCAGACACACAGGGAGGTGCGCGATGA